The nucleotide window CCGTGAGCCCGGACAGCGTCCGGCCAAGGGTCGTGCGCAGGCGGCCCTCGTCCACGAGCCTGGCCACGGATTCCAGGATCTGCCCCTGGCGGGCCATGTCGTCGGTGGCGAAAAGCGACCGCGTGAACATGAATTCCCAGCAGATGCGGGCGCTTTTTTGCTTGAACAGCCGAATGTCCAGCGGCCCGGCCGGGTCGTCGATGAGGCAGACCGCCCCTTGCGGGGCCAGCACCTCGGCCATGGCCGCCCAGTGTTCCTCGGCGTGGGTGGTGCAGTAGATCGCCTCCACCTGGTCCAGCCCGGCCGCCCGCAGGCCCGTGGCCAGATCCTGGCGCCCGATGACGGCCGCGGCGCCGAGTTCCCGGCACCAGGCGGCGGACTCGGGCCGGCCGGCCGTGGCCGCCACGGTCAGCCCGGCCCAGGCGGCCAGTTGGATGACCATGGAGCCGACCCCGCCGGCGCCGCCGACAACCAGCAGCCGCGCCCCGGCGTTGGCGCCGGCGGCCGGGGCGAAGCCCAGCCGGTCGAACAGGCCTTCCCAGGCGGTCAGGCCGGTC belongs to Solidesulfovibrio sp. and includes:
- a CDS encoding zinc-binding alcohol dehydrogenase family protein — its product is MHVVIATGGFAPADPGAFRDADRPVPAPQGRDILVDIQAVGVNPVDTKVFDRLAPGQERILGWDARGVVAAVGPEARRFSPGQAVFYAGELARDGSNAACQLVDERLVAAAPAGLSPAEAAGLPLTGLTAWEGLFDRLGFAPAAGANAGARLLVVGGAGGVGSMVIQLAAWAGLTVAATAGRPESAAWCRELGAAAVIGRQDLATGLRAAGLDQVEAIYCTTHAEEHWAAMAEVLAPQGAVCLIDDPAGPLDIRLFKQKSARICWEFMFTRSLFATDDMARQGQILESVARLVDEGRLRTTLGRTLSGLTAETVRQAHLRQRTGAMVGKQVIVA